One window of Cydia fagiglandana chromosome 19, ilCydFagi1.1, whole genome shotgun sequence genomic DNA carries:
- the LOC134674066 gene encoding uncharacterized protein LOC134674066: MLPPPPTTWTLTSVIQANLQHSVAATAQLRRCLVGLPTAIALLQEPWAGNGYIRGLSDTKGKLYYSTVHAVPRACILTTNNIIAQPLTEFCSRDLCAIKLQVPLPTGCRDLVLASVYMPGEDEPPPAELLRLVNHCERSGLAIIIGADSNAHHPLWGMETSNNRGVTDSPLCRGCMEKEETASHVVLECSGLAPYRAKHLGSPRDLPEVLLNIKGLIGFLEELGWQD, encoded by the exons ATGCTGCCCCCACCACCGACAACATGGACACTAACTAGTGTCATCCAAGCAAACCTCCAGCACAGCGTGGCCGCTACGGCCCAGCTCAGACGCTGCCTGGTAGGTTTGCCAACAGCCATTGCCCTCCTACAAGAACCATGGGCGGGCAATGGATACATACGCGGGCTGTCCGACACCAAAGGTAAGCTCTACTACTCCACGGTACATGCCGTCCCTAGGGCATGCATCCTAACTACTAACAATATTATTGCACAACCGCTCACTGAATTCTGTTCCAGAGACCTGTGTGCGATTAAACTACAAGTTCCACTGCCAACAGGCTGTCGCGACCTAGTCCTTGCCTCGGTGTACATGCCCGGAGAGGACGAGCCACCGCCTGCCGAACTACTACGACTGGTCAACCACTGCGAGAGATCAGGCCTCGCAATAATCATCGGGGCCGACTCCAACGCACACCACCCGCTGTGGGGAATGGAGACCAGCAACAACAGGG gtgtcacagacagtcccctatgccgtgggtgcatggagaaagaagaaacagcctctcacgtggtgctggagtgcagcggattggccccatacagggcaaaacatctcggatccccgagagacctccccgaggtcctactcaacatcaaaggtctgataggattcctcgaggagctgggctggcaagactag